From the Conexivisphaerales archaeon genome, the window TTGCATCGATCACTTTTTCTGCCCTGCGTTTTGTAGCGTTTTCATCGACAATAACTATTTTTTCGCCATAGATTCCTATAGAAGTTGGATAGACCTCACCTGTGTAGACGTTCAGCAGTCTGCAGTTTGTGAGCAAAAGGGAAAGTTCCCTTCTGCCTATGCTCGCGTCTATGAAATCAGATAGGGCTGACATTAACCTCGGATGGAAAAACACAGATTTAAGATTTGCTGTAGCTATGGTGATATTTGCCAGCTGACACCTAGCTGTTTGATAGCTTTAGGTTTACCAAGTTATTTAAAGGAAATGGAGGAATCAGAAAACTGCTCTCCTTTTCTTGCTTGCTTTTACAATCAAACTTCACTTTCCAAATGGTCCCTCTTCGCCATGTTATAGCAGACCCTCATGCGTAGCTACTGCTTTGCGTATATATCTAAACCCATCAGACATCAAGGTGAGCGGAATGCACAACGAAGACAAGCTGCTGGAATATGTGGAGAGAAAGAAGAAAGGAAGACGAAGAAGGAGGGGTCCTTACAGAAAGTCGGCCCCTGTGAAGGGTTGACTTAACTTAACTTAGCTTAACTTCTTGGCATGGCCTTACATTTATGGCTGCCTGCTGCTAAGGTCGTGGCATGAAGGATTTCAGAATCAGACTGAAGGTAGCATGGTCTGAGACTGATGCAGCTAGGGTAGTGCATTTTTCAAACTATTTCAGGTACTTTGAACGTGCAGAGCTTGAATTCTATGACAGGCTGGGGTTCAATTATGCAAAGACTCTGAAGAGTTCTACCCTCTGGTATCCCAGGGTTGAAGCGCACTGCAGATACATCTCTCCGTGTGAATTCAACGACGAACTCGAGGTTGTGATGACACTCGGAGAAATGAAGGAAAAGAGTATCAGATACAACATGAAAGTAAACAACCTGACGACCCAAAAGCAGGCAGCTGAAGGTTACGTGACAATAGTTGCTGTTGACCAGAAGCTAGGAAAAGCCGTTCCTCTTCCTGCAGAATTCGCTAGGGCCATTTCGGACTATTTCTCCTAGCTTTTTACGCTGCTTCGACGTATTTGCCTGGGTTCATTATGCCCCTCTCATCTATCAGTTTCTTGATTCCTTTCATTATTCTTAGCGGTTCCTCTCCCCCATGTCTTTCCAGCTGCTCCCTAAGAAACGAAATCTTCTGAAGGCCTATGCCGTGTTCGCCGGTCGTAGTGCCTCCTTGCTCTATAGCATACCTGCAAATTTCTTCAAACGCCAATCTGGCATTCC encodes:
- a CDS encoding thioesterase family protein — protein: MKDFRIRLKVAWSETDAARVVHFSNYFRYFERAELEFYDRLGFNYAKTLKSSTLWYPRVEAHCRYISPCEFNDELEVVMTLGEMKEKSIRYNMKVNNLTTQKQAAEGYVTIVAVDQKLGKAVPLPAEFARAISDYFS